In Meleagris gallopavo isolate NT-WF06-2002-E0010 breed Aviagen turkey brand Nicholas breeding stock chromosome 14, Turkey_5.1, whole genome shotgun sequence, the genomic stretch NNNNNNNNNNNNNNNNNNNNNNNNNNNNNNNNNNNNNNNNNNNNNNNNNNNNNNNNNNNNNNNNNNNNNNNNNNNNNNNNNNNNNNNNNNNNNNNNNNNNNNNNNNNNNNNNNNNNNNNNNNNNNNNNNNNNNNNNNNNNNNNNNNNNNNNNNNNNNNNNNNNNNNNNNNNNNNNNNNNNNNNNNNNNNNNNNNNNNNNNNNNNNNNNNNNNNNNNNNNNNNNNNNNNNNNNNNNNNNNNNNNNNNNNNNNNNNNNNNNNNNNNNNNNNNNNNNNNNNNNNNNNNNNNNNNNNNNNNNNNNNNNNNNNNNNNNNNNNNNNNNNNNNNNNNNNNNNNNNNNNNNNNNNNNNNNNNNNNNNNNNNNNNNNNNNNNNNNNNNNNNNNNNNNNNNNNNNNNNNNNNNNNNNNNNNNNNNNNNNNNNNNNNNNNNNNNNNNNNNNNNNNNNNNNNNNNNNNNNNNNNNNNNNNNNNNNNNNNNNNNNNNNNNNNNNNNNNNNNNNNNNNNNNNNNNNNNNNNNNNNNNNNNNNNNNNNNNNNNNNNNNNNNNNNNNNNNNNNNNNNNNNNNNNNNNNNNNNNNNNNNNNNNNNNNNNNNNNNNNNNNNNNNNNNNNNNNNNNNNNNNNNNNNNNNNNNNNNNNNNNNNNNNNNNNNNNNNNNNNNNNNNNNNNNNNNNNNNNNNNNNNNNNNNNNNNNNNNNNNNNNNNNNNNNNNNNNNNNNNNNNNNNNNNNNNNNNNNNNNNNNNNNNNNNNNNNNNNNNNNNNNNNNNNNNNNNNNNNNNNNNNNNNNNNNNNNNNNNNNNNNNNNNNNNNNNNNNNNNNNNNNNNNNNNNNNNNNNNNNNNNNNNNNNNNNNNNNNNNNNNNNNNNNNNNNNNNNNNNNNNNNNNNNNNNNNNNNNNNNNNNNNNNNNNNNNNNNNNNNNNNNNNNNNNNNNNNNNNNNNNNNNNNNNNNNNNNNNNNNNNNNNNNNNNNNNNNNNNNNNNNNNNNNNGTGTATGGGGGTGGTGGGGGACGTGGTGGTGGAGGCCACGTTAGTGATGTTTGGGGAGGAGGTTGACAACCTGTGCTGGGATCTTACAGGGAGATGACAAGGGGATTATGTAGGCGGTGCTGGGAGGGGGAAGAACGGGTGGCGGCGTGGAGGGCACGGAGGGTGGCATGGTGTGGAGGAGGGGGATGAGGAGAGACACGGTTTGGGAGGGGATGGGTGATGTGGCTGGGGGAGACACAAGAAGACACAAGAGGTCATATGGCTTTTGGGGGGATGGAGGGGGATGGCCTGGGAATGACGGAGTGCAGGAGAGGACAGTCCTGGGGAACTGGGCTGGGGGTCACCCTGTGGGGGCTGTATCCATGGTGGGGGGGCTCAGTTGTGGGGTCCTACGGTGTCTGGGCCACCCCCCCTGCATGTCCAGGGAATGGAGCGAACAGAGCACGAAGGCTTCGGTGGGGGCAACACGGCCtgggaggaggagaagctgGCCAAGTACAAGCACAGGTGAGTTGGTGTGCACTGTGGGGACAGCCCTCAGAGACTCTCCGTAACCGTCAGCATGACCCCACAGTGAGACACGGCTGCTGGAGGTACTGGAGAGCGTGTGCCCCCCCCAGGACTTTGCCTGCCACCAGCTGCTGGAGCGCAGCGAGGAGCATGTGGAGCAATGGTGGTTCCATGAGTGAGTGGGGGACACGGGGCTGAGGGAGGGGGTACAGGGGGACACAGGGCTTGagtattgtgtgtgtgtgtgtccccAGGCGACAGCAGCACCCCGACTTCTTCCAGTGGCTGTGCATGGAGCGCCTGGCGCTGTGCTGCCCACCCGGCACCTATGGCCCCGACTGCCTGCGTGAGTCCTGCAGTGAGCACAGGGGAATGGAAACGGGGGTGCCCCATGTTCTCACCTTCCCCCCTATGTCCTCGCAGCCTGTGCCGGTGgcccccagcagccctgcagtggcAACGGGCGCTGTGATGGAGAAGGGACGCGGGGTGGCACCGGGCTGTGCGTCTGCAGCCCTGGCTATGGCGGTCCTTTCTGTGCCGAGTGCGGAGATGGCTACTATGAGGCATCACGCAACCAGAGCCAGCTGCTGTGTGCCGGTAAGCACCGTGCTGTGCTGTACTGAGGGCTTTGTGCCCACCTCTTTGTGCCCACTACCTTGTGCTCACCACCCTGTGCCCACCCTTGCAGAGTGCTACCCGGCCTGCGGGCGCTGCACGGGACCAGAGGACTCCAGCTGCCTACGATGCAAGaggggctgggtgctgcacGAGCACCGCTGCATCGGTCGGtgcatggggatgtggggctggaTATTGGGGTGGGAGTCCCGGGAGAGCGCCGTGGGTTCATTCCCTCTGATCCACAGATATTGATGAGTGCGGCACGGAAATGGCACACTGCAGGGCCAACCAGTTTTGCGTCAACACTGAGGGCTCCTACGAGTGCCGAGGTGTGAGGACAGAGGGGTAGCAATGGGGTGGCAATGTGGGGTGGCCCCCTTCAGCTGTGGCAGCCCCccatcttcctttctgtttcctcctCAATACAACGCAGATTGCTCTACTGCCTGCATCGGCTGCATGGGCGCAGGGCCGGCGCGTTGCAAGAAGTGCAACAAGGGCTACCGACGGGATGGGGCCAAGTGCCTGGGTGAGTGCTCTTGGCACACCTGTAGGGGGGATGTGGTGCCCAGTGCCCCCATGCTGCTACCTGGGTGCTCCCTGCAGACGTGGATGAGTGCGCCAGCAGCGAGGAGCCCATCTGCACGGGGCTGCAGGAGGTGTGCGAGAACACGGAGGGCGGCTATCGCTGCGTCTGCGCCCCAGGCCACGTGCGCAGGGATGGGCAGTGTGTGGAGGACAAACCCCCTGGTATGGCATGGATTTGGGGAGGGGGGCACGGAGGGATGCTCTCACCCACCACTGTCATCCTTGCAGACGCCCCGGAGAAGGGATTCTTTGACGACGTGACGGATGATGAGGTGGTGGTGCTGCAGCAGATGTTTTTCGGGGTGATGATCTGCGCCCTGGCCACGCTGGCTGCCAAGGGTGACATGGTGTTCACTGCCATCTTCATCGGTGCTGTGGCCGCCATGGCCGGCTATTGGCTGTCTGACCGCAGCGACCGCGTCCTGGATGGCTTCATGAAGGGCAGATAGCTGTGGGTGGGGGGTTGTGCGTGGGGCCCTGCATGTACCCCCCCACTGGTAAGAGTAGGGACCTCGTCCTCCCCGCCTTGTCCTATGCAGAAGTGGGGTCCTACAGGcgcagtgctgctgggggggCACAGCATGCTGCCCCCCACCTCTCGCGTGTTGGGGCACTCTGCCATAGGGATTGGGGTCCCCCCTCCTAGCACAGCACGGaggacagggagaggagaaggggGGGCAGGGTCCCCCCACCCCAAGCTCAGCTCCCCATCCCTAAATCCCCTTCCTCGTGTTCCCAGGGTAGAGCCCTTGCGCCTCCTCTCCCCAGCCCCTGTGTCCCCAGACAGGGCGAGTGTGGGTGGGAAGGTTGGGGGGTGGCAGTGGCCCTCAGCCCAACGCTGGTCCTGTGGGGACCCCTCTGGATGCATGCACGTGGCCATCGCATTCGTCCGTGGTCTGTCCGTCCGTCGAGGTGTGCTCATATCTGTGTGTGTATCTCAGGAATTAAAGCTCTGCACACCCACCATGGCTGCTGGGGGGCACAGGGCGTGGGCGCAGGGGCGTTCTGGTTGGTCAtaaactttatttctctttttttggcACAAACGGAGCTGGCTGAGGGTCACAGCAGGAGGGAACGTGGCTGTGCGAGGTGACACCTCAGAGCTCAATGGTGTCGCTGGAGAGGCTGCGGGCGTCCACCTGCCTGNNNNNNNNNNNNNNNNNNNNNNNNNNNNNNNNNNNNNNNNNNNNNNNNNNNNNNNNNNNNNNNNNNNNNNNNNNNNNNNNNNNNNNNNNNNNNNNNNNNNNNNNNNNNNNNNNNNNNNNNNNNNCTCCGCGGGGCAGCTCGGTCAGGGAGCTGCAGCGCGCCATGCTGGCTTGGGGCTCAAAGGTGCGGATGGAGGCCCCGGAGCCGCGGCGCGGCCGCCCGAACAGCCCCTCACGCAGCAGGTGCCGGCGGCACAGCGCCTGGTCGATGCTGCGCCGCAGGTCGATGGGGGACGGCGGGCGGAAGACCAGTTCCCCCAGCGAGGCCGAGGAGCCGTGCTCGCGGATGGCTGCCACCGCCACGTTGGGGCACTTGGGGCTGAGGCCCGGTGTCCCCGCAGCCGCGGCCGCGTTGCTGTCCTTCAGCGCCCGCAGCGGGAGCTGCTCGGCCGGGTTGCGGATGAGGCTCTTGGAGATGTCTCCGGTGGGCGCGTGCTCGTAGCNNNNNNNNNNNNNNNNNNNNNNNNNNNNNNNNNNNNNNNNNNNNNNNNNNNNNNNNNNNNNNNNNNNNNNNNNNNNNNNNNNNNNNNNNNNNNNNNNNNNNNNNNNNNNNNNNNNNNNNNNNNNNNNNNNNNNNNNNNNNNNNNNNNNNNNNNNNNNNNNNNNNNNNNNNNNNNNNNNNNNNNNNNNNNNNNNNNNNNNNNNNNNNNNNNNNNNNNNNNNNNNNNNNNNNNNNNNNNNNNNNNNNNNNNNNNNNNNNNNNNNNNNNNNNNNNNNNNNNNNNNNNNNNNNNNNNNNNNNNNNNNNNNNNNNNNNNNNNNNNNNNNNNNNNNNNNNNNNNNNNNNNNNNNNNNNNNNNNNNNNNNNNNNNNNNNNNNNNNNNNNNNNNNNNTGCAGGCGGCCCAGCAGCAGAGCgaaggctgccagcagcagcgtGAAGGGCacggagcagagcagcagcacgcAGCGGTGCGGCAGCCGGCCCCGCGCCCCATAGGGatccagcagcaggaaggtgcCCCGCAGCAGGCTGgcggccagcagcagccccgcGGTGCCCAGCAGTAGGGCGCAGTGGGGTGGGCGCTGCAGGATGGTTCCCCCCAGCCCCGCTATGCAGCCCAGcgccagcagcaggcacagcgCGGCCCCCACGTAGGCGTGCACGGCCCAGGCGACGCGAAGGGGACGGCGTAGCTCAGCCCAGCCCGCTGCTGTCGTGTTGGAGCTCCCAGCAGTACACGAAGCCCCCGTACAGATGCTGGGCTCCGTGGGGGGCTTGCTGGGCTCCGGCTTCATGGGACGCCATGGGGCGCGCTGCGTCGTCACCCGTACCACTCCCTGCCGCCACGTGGCTGAGGGCACTGCGGTGCTGCTGGCGGCAGGGGGCTGTGTCCCTGCGGCGTCTGCAGGTAGAGAGGGGGCGGTTCGTTAGTGGGGTGCCCCATATGTGGGTCTATTGTGATGGCCAGTGCTCCAACTGAGTGCACTGTCTCTGACCCCACAGGGAAGCCCCCTCCTGCCTGGCTCTAACGGCGATAATCCCTATAGGCAGTAGATTAGAGCCATCGCCAGGCACAATCCTGATTGAAAGTGGCACCTCGGCCCAAGATAGCTGCCATCCCCTCGCCCAGCTGGTGGTCACCCCCCGGATCCCATGCTGGGACAGTGCTTGTCCACATTGCAGCTCACCTGAGCGCCTGGTGCTGGATGGTGTTCCTGCTGTGGGGCGCACTGTGGGCACGGTAACCTCGGTGGCATTGGGGATGCTGCCATGCCCCACAGCGCCCCGGACTCGCTGCGGGGAGCCGACATCTTGCTcagggagcagccctgtgagAGAGAGGACAGCTGGCACCCAGGGCTCAATCACTGTGGGGTGTCCGTGCACCTTGCCAGCTCCTACCTGTATAAGGAATGCCGGGGGGGGACGTGCTGGAGATGGGCGGCGGTGTGATGCTGGTGCTGAGGGTGGGCTGGGGGTCCCGCAGTCTTGTTGACCTGGCAGGTGCCACATCCTCGGTGGTGGCATTGCTGAGTGGGGCTCTGCGTGTGCTCCTCTGATGGGCAGACAGCAGGCGGGTCCAGGTCTCAGCCCT encodes the following:
- the CRELD1 gene encoding protein disulfide isomerase CRELD1 → MERTEHEGFGGGNTAWEEEKLAKYKHSETRLLEVLESVCPPQDFACHQLLERSEEHVEQWWFHERQQHPDFFQWLCMERLALCCPPGTYGPDCLPCAGGPQQPCSGNGRCDGEGTRGGTGLCVCSPGYGGPFCAECGDGYYEASRNQSQLLCAECYPACGRCTGPEDSSCLRCKRGWVLHEHRCIDIDECGTEMAHCRANQFCVNTEGSYECRDCSTACIGCMGAGPARCKKCNKGYRRDGAKCLDVDECASSEEPICTGLQEVCENTEGGYRCVCAPGHVRRDGQCVEDKPPGMAWIWGGGHGGMLSPTTVILADAPEKGFFDDVTDDEVVVLQQMFFGVMICALATLAAKGDMVFTAIFIGAVAAMAGYWLSDRSDRVLDGFMKGR
- the PRRT3 gene encoding proline-rich transmembrane protein 3, which encodes MSTIALTPEPAMGTGAVTAATHTWGQPAAAGSSKQELWGHLSTAPASTLGEHRAPFRGLSPKMAQEVRAETWTRLLSAHQRSTRRAPLSNATTEDVAPARSTRLRDPQPTLSTSITPPPISSTSPPGIPYTGLLPEQDVGSPQRVRGAVGHGSIPNATEVTVPTVRPTAGTPSSTRRSDAAGTQPPAASSTAVPSATWRQGVVRVTTQRAPWRPMKPEPSKPPTEPSICTGASCTAGSSNTTAAGWAELRRPLRVAWAVHAYVGAALCLLLALGCIAGLGGTILQRPPHCALLLGTAGLLLAASLLRGTFLLLDPYGARGRLPHRCVLLLCSVPFTLLLAAFALLLGHISKSLIRNPAEQLPLRALKDSNAAAAAGTPGLSPKCPNVAVAAIREHGSSASLGELVFRPPSPIDLRRSIDQALCRRHLLREGLFGRPRRGSGASIRTFEPQASMAQVDARSLSSDTIEL